A single window of Phycisphaeraceae bacterium DNA harbors:
- a CDS encoding isocitrate lyase/phosphoenolpyruvate mutase family protein has product MPEQNTPASAPDPTIFSATHAAMRLRDAMKQRCVALPGAYNGLVARAVADAGFEGAYISGAAVSACAGLPDVGLVSLDHFCRVIREVFRASGLPIIADADTGFGEGEMVTRAVHEYHHAGAAGLHLEDQVFPKRCGHLDGKALVPTEHMVEKVRRAADARDACSAGAFIVCARTDAAGVQGVDAAIQRARAYVGAGADMIFPEGLQSEADFAKVADALRPTGCFLLANMTEFGKTPIIPLKRFGELGYHCVIHPVSTLRSAMGEVSRMLASLREHGDVGASLGQMQSRADLYGLLSYTPGQEWVFPGPRPWTNP; this is encoded by the coding sequence ATGCCCGAACAGAACACACCCGCGAGCGCCCCCGACCCGACGATTTTCTCCGCGACCCACGCCGCCATGCGTCTTCGCGACGCGATGAAGCAGCGCTGCGTCGCGCTGCCCGGCGCGTACAACGGGCTGGTGGCGCGCGCCGTCGCCGACGCCGGGTTCGAGGGCGCGTACATCTCGGGCGCCGCCGTCAGCGCGTGCGCCGGGTTGCCCGATGTCGGTCTTGTCTCGCTCGACCACTTCTGCCGCGTGATCCGCGAGGTGTTCCGCGCGTCGGGGCTGCCGATCATCGCCGACGCCGATACGGGGTTCGGCGAGGGCGAGATGGTGACGCGCGCCGTGCACGAGTACCACCACGCCGGCGCCGCCGGTCTGCACCTTGAGGACCAGGTGTTCCCGAAGCGCTGCGGGCACCTCGACGGCAAGGCGCTGGTCCCCACCGAGCACATGGTCGAGAAGGTGCGCCGGGCCGCCGACGCGCGCGACGCGTGCTCTGCAGGGGCGTTCATCGTCTGCGCGCGCACCGACGCGGCGGGCGTGCAGGGCGTCGACGCCGCGATCCAGCGGGCCAGGGCCTATGTCGGGGCCGGCGCCGACATGATCTTCCCCGAGGGCCTGCAGTCCGAGGCGGACTTCGCCAAGGTCGCCGACGCGCTCCGCCCCACCGGCTGCTTCCTGCTGGCGAACATGACCGAGTTCGGCAAGACCCCGATCATCCCCCTCAAGCGTTTCGGGGAGCTGGGCTACCACTGCGTGATCCACCCGGTGAGCACGCTGCGCAGCGCGATGGGCGAGGTCTCGCGGATGCTGGCGTCCCTGCGCGAGCACGGGGATGTGGGGGCCTCGCTGGGGCAGATGCAGAGCCGCGCCGACCTGTACGGGCTGCTCTCCTACACTCCCGGGCAGGAGTGGGTGTTCCCCGGGCCCCGCCCGTGGACGAACCCCTGA
- a CDS encoding citrate synthase (catalyzes the formation of citrate from acetyl-CoA and oxaloacetate) encodes MTASTETKPKPAAVPGAGLEGMIAGDSAICSVEQDELIYRGYTIEDLANNATFEEVAHLLLIGHKPSPAELTAFKKQLVEQRALPKLVVDVIEKTAREPAAHPMDVLRSAVSVLAHLDPLCQDNSPKAELAKSISLTAKIATMIGHIQNVIDGRDLIQPDPSLDHAANLFFMMKGAKPTAEEAKILDVSLILYAEHDFNASTFTGRVIAATLSDLHGAVTGAIAALKGPLHGGANEQAMEMLKEIGSLDKVDSFMADAFATKRKIMGFGHRVYKNGDHRAALLHALGRKYAEKKGGEALKWFEIGERTQKIMNDQKRIFPNVDFPCGMTYYAMGIPVPQYTPIFVAARITGWAAHIMEQHQNNRLIRPLSNYTGPAIRKWNG; translated from the coding sequence ATGACCGCATCGACCGAGACCAAGCCCAAGCCCGCCGCTGTCCCCGGGGCCGGCCTCGAGGGGATGATCGCCGGCGACAGCGCTATCTGCTCGGTCGAGCAGGACGAGCTGATCTATCGCGGGTACACCATCGAGGACCTTGCGAACAACGCGACCTTCGAAGAGGTCGCCCACCTGCTGCTGATCGGGCACAAGCCCTCGCCCGCGGAACTCACCGCGTTCAAGAAGCAGCTCGTCGAGCAGCGCGCCCTGCCGAAGCTCGTCGTCGATGTCATCGAGAAGACCGCGCGCGAGCCCGCCGCCCACCCGATGGATGTGCTGCGCTCCGCGGTCTCCGTCCTTGCTCACCTCGACCCGCTGTGCCAGGACAACTCGCCCAAGGCCGAACTCGCCAAGTCGATCTCGCTGACCGCGAAGATCGCCACGATGATCGGGCACATCCAGAATGTGATCGACGGGCGCGACCTGATCCAGCCCGACCCCTCGCTCGACCACGCCGCCAACCTGTTCTTCATGATGAAGGGCGCCAAGCCCACCGCCGAGGAAGCCAAGATCCTCGATGTCTCGCTGATCCTCTACGCCGAGCACGACTTCAACGCGAGCACCTTCACCGGTCGCGTCATCGCGGCCACGCTCTCCGACCTGCACGGCGCCGTCACCGGCGCGATCGCGGCCCTCAAGGGCCCGCTCCACGGCGGCGCCAACGAGCAGGCCATGGAGATGCTCAAGGAGATCGGCTCGCTCGACAAGGTCGACTCCTTCATGGCCGACGCCTTCGCCACCAAGCGCAAGATCATGGGCTTCGGCCACCGCGTCTACAAGAACGGCGACCACCGCGCCGCCCTGCTCCACGCCCTCGGGCGCAAGTACGCCGAGAAGAAGGGCGGCGAGGCGCTCAAGTGGTTCGAGATCGGCGAGCGCACCCAGAAGATCATGAACGACCAGAAGCGCATCTTCCCCAACGTCGACTTCCCCTGCGGCATGACCTACTACGCGATGGGCATCCCCGTGCCCCAGTACACGCCCATCTTCGTCGCCGCGCGCATCACCGGCTGGGCCGCCCACATCATGGAGCAGCACCAGAACAACCGGCTCATCCGCCCGCTGAGCAACTACACGGGGCCTGCGATCCGCAAGTGGAACGGGTGA
- a CDS encoding copper-binding protein, which yields MARNLTNHILAVGLLAGGVVAFSPLSGCRKHSSQVASEVDEGLIADFTVRGRVVDLPDPARPASDFKVYHEPIPSWKRNHNQPPVGMNAMQMPFPPATPEVIEGVSVGDIVEIVFRVSYDADDGSLKGWKAIRVTQLPADTALVFDKPAPAPAPAPAPE from the coding sequence ATGGCACGGAACCTGACGAACCACATCCTCGCCGTCGGCCTCCTGGCCGGCGGCGTTGTCGCTTTCAGCCCGCTCTCCGGTTGCCGGAAGCACTCGTCCCAGGTCGCTTCCGAGGTGGACGAGGGCCTCATCGCCGACTTCACCGTGCGTGGGCGCGTCGTCGACCTCCCCGACCCCGCCCGACCGGCCAGCGACTTCAAGGTCTACCACGAGCCCATCCCCAGCTGGAAGCGCAACCACAACCAGCCGCCCGTCGGGATGAACGCCATGCAGATGCCCTTCCCCCCGGCCACCCCCGAGGTCATCGAGGGCGTCTCGGTAGGCGACATCGTCGAGATCGTCTTCCGCGTCAGCTACGACGCCGACGACGGCTCGCTCAAGGGCTGGAAGGCGATCCGCGTCACACAGCTCCCGGCCGACACCGCCCTGGTGTTCGACAAGCCAGCCCCGGCCCCCGCCCCCGCCCCCGCGCCCGAATAA
- the amrB gene encoding AmmeMemoRadiSam system protein B, whose product MTDPTSGAAGNPGGQNQPVFKYDPSQPHLVRPKLRAVRGFGAQREGQQLLGLSDARQISDKVVFTAPAAQFILPHLDGANDLDTVVNKVNEQVASMAAQQGAKVQGKLERSFLELFVAQLDDAGLLEGPSFEAMLVKVREQFDSSKTLPPSVTANFADVLAMQELGQDASESAKAEIGATKMREQFDLWIAEAFKSVDNPSFDHLPAAVIAPHLDYGRGWMNYAHVYGRMRVVDKPDRVIILGTNHFGMGTGVVGCDKGFETPLGVTPLADDVLAALRRRLGEDGERRLLKDKYDHEREHSIELQVAWVQHVFGPPVGDVEGKQVPVFAALVHDPARNSGQSYDGYGLDFDPFVEALRATIEELPGRTLVIASADLSHVGPMFGDRTPLHGDEATNPQGIAARNSAIQHDQAMLKLVSEAKPDELIASMAWQGNPTRWCSIGNMAAAMKVVGATPERTKMLNYLAAMDQQGMGMVSCMAAAVV is encoded by the coding sequence ATGACCGACCCCACCAGCGGGGCCGCCGGTAACCCGGGCGGCCAGAACCAGCCAGTCTTCAAGTACGACCCCTCCCAGCCCCACCTGGTGAGACCCAAGCTGCGTGCCGTGCGCGGTTTCGGCGCTCAGCGCGAGGGCCAGCAGCTGCTGGGGCTGTCGGACGCCCGGCAGATCTCGGACAAGGTGGTCTTCACCGCCCCCGCCGCCCAGTTCATCCTCCCCCACCTCGACGGGGCCAACGACCTCGACACGGTCGTGAACAAGGTGAACGAGCAGGTCGCCTCGATGGCCGCCCAGCAGGGCGCCAAGGTGCAGGGCAAGCTCGAGCGCTCGTTCCTCGAGTTGTTCGTCGCCCAGCTCGACGACGCCGGCCTCCTCGAGGGCCCGTCCTTCGAAGCGATGCTCGTGAAGGTGCGCGAGCAGTTCGATTCGTCGAAGACGCTGCCCCCCAGCGTCACCGCCAACTTCGCCGACGTCCTCGCGATGCAGGAGCTGGGCCAGGACGCCAGCGAGTCGGCCAAGGCCGAGATCGGCGCGACGAAGATGCGCGAGCAGTTCGACCTGTGGATCGCCGAGGCGTTCAAGTCGGTCGACAACCCCTCGTTCGACCACCTCCCCGCCGCCGTCATCGCGCCGCACCTCGACTACGGGCGCGGGTGGATGAACTACGCCCATGTGTACGGGCGCATGCGCGTCGTCGATAAGCCCGATCGCGTGATCATCCTCGGGACCAACCACTTCGGCATGGGCACCGGCGTCGTCGGCTGCGACAAGGGCTTCGAGACGCCCCTGGGCGTCACGCCCCTCGCGGACGATGTGCTCGCGGCCCTGCGCCGGCGTCTGGGCGAGGACGGCGAGCGCCGTCTCCTCAAGGACAAGTACGACCACGAGCGCGAGCACTCCATCGAGTTGCAGGTCGCCTGGGTCCAGCATGTCTTCGGCCCCCCTGTCGGCGATGTCGAGGGCAAGCAGGTCCCCGTGTTCGCGGCCCTCGTCCACGACCCGGCGCGCAACAGCGGCCAGTCGTACGACGGCTACGGGCTCGACTTCGACCCCTTCGTCGAGGCGCTGCGCGCGACGATCGAGGAACTGCCCGGGCGCACGCTGGTGATCGCCTCCGCGGATCTCTCGCATGTCGGCCCGATGTTCGGCGATCGCACGCCCCTCCACGGCGACGAGGCCACCAACCCCCAGGGCATCGCGGCGCGCAACAGCGCGATCCAGCACGACCAGGCCATGCTCAAGCTCGTCAGCGAGGCCAAGCCCGACGAGCTCATCGCCAGCATGGCGTGGCAGGGCAACCCCACGCGCTGGTGCTCGATCGGCAACATGGCCGCGGCCATGAAGGTCGTCGGCGCGACGCCCGAGCGCACCAAGATGCTGAACTACCTCGCGGCGATGGACCAGCAGGGCATGGGCATGGTGTCGTGCATGGCCGCGGCGGTGGTGTGA
- the dtd gene encoding D-tyrosyl-tRNA(Tyr) deacylase gives MKAVVQRVSRARVWVDEGPGAGHDESIARGLMVLVGAERGDAPGASDWLADKIANLRIFEDEQGKMNLSVLDLHPKGDVMIVSQFTLAGDARKGNRPSFVNAEAPDLAAPLVDRVAARLESVHRLKVARGVFGASMRIELVNEGPVTILLDRPPPPGPGQP, from the coding sequence ATGAAAGCGGTCGTGCAGCGCGTCTCACGGGCGCGCGTGTGGGTGGACGAGGGACCGGGCGCCGGGCACGACGAATCGATCGCGCGCGGGCTGATGGTCCTCGTGGGCGCAGAGCGGGGCGACGCGCCAGGCGCGTCGGACTGGCTCGCCGACAAGATCGCCAACCTTCGGATCTTCGAAGACGAGCAGGGCAAGATGAACCTCTCGGTCCTCGACCTGCACCCGAAGGGCGATGTCATGATCGTCTCGCAGTTCACCCTCGCCGGCGACGCGCGCAAGGGCAACCGGCCCTCGTTCGTGAACGCCGAAGCGCCGGACCTGGCAGCGCCCCTGGTCGATCGCGTCGCGGCGCGTCTGGAGTCCGTCCACCGGCTGAAGGTCGCGCGGGGCGTCTTCGGCGCGTCCATGCGCATCGAGCTGGTGAACGAGGGGCCGGTGACCATCCTCCTCGACCGGCCCCCCCCACCCGGTCCCGGCCAGCCCTGA
- a CDS encoding sigma-54-dependent Fis family transcriptional regulator: MTTQHPDTPHAQVLIVEDEPDHAEVMAEALRRPGHVCTIVNDVPSAMQELKGGVFDVIVTDLRMPNSSGKLGVAPDGGNAGMIVLKHARQLQPDAETIMVTAHGDVPTARAAFKEGVFDFIEKPLDLELFRSLVNRAAETVLLRHQSGELTELVQHDGFEGIIAGSEPMRRILQTVKTVAQANIPVLITGESGTGKELIAAAIHKNSPRKDKKYVTFNCAGQSESLLEDALFGHVRGAFTGADKEREGVFEYADKGTLFLDEIGDMPMTMQAKLLRVLESGEVVRLGSNAPKHTDVRFVSATNKDLRGSIKEGAFREDLFFRINAAHIHLPPLRERREDIPRIVRHAVARFAGQMRASEPPPEVTDAAMLRLTAYTWPGNVRQLLNVVQNMTVMCLGGGDSAVDVRHIPDDIRIGDEHEDESGDGSGGAGGSGGAGVGSGSLAGTPLEQLEKRAIRETLRLTGGNREQAAKLLGIGERTLYRKLKEYGLR, from the coding sequence ATGACGACCCAGCACCCCGACACCCCGCACGCCCAGGTTTTGATCGTGGAGGACGAGCCCGACCACGCCGAGGTGATGGCCGAGGCGCTGCGCCGGCCCGGGCATGTCTGCACGATCGTCAACGATGTCCCCTCGGCGATGCAGGAGCTCAAGGGGGGCGTGTTCGACGTCATCGTGACCGACCTGCGGATGCCCAACTCGTCGGGGAAGCTGGGCGTCGCGCCGGACGGGGGCAACGCCGGGATGATCGTCCTCAAGCACGCGCGCCAACTCCAGCCCGACGCCGAGACGATCATGGTCACGGCGCACGGGGATGTGCCCACGGCGCGGGCCGCGTTCAAGGAGGGCGTCTTCGACTTCATCGAGAAGCCACTGGACCTCGAGCTCTTCCGCTCGCTCGTGAACCGCGCCGCCGAGACGGTGCTGCTGCGCCACCAGTCGGGCGAGCTCACCGAACTCGTGCAGCACGACGGGTTCGAGGGCATCATCGCCGGCAGCGAGCCGATGCGCCGCATCCTGCAGACGGTGAAGACCGTCGCGCAGGCGAACATCCCGGTGCTGATCACCGGCGAGAGCGGCACGGGCAAGGAGTTGATCGCGGCGGCGATCCACAAGAACTCGCCGCGCAAGGACAAGAAGTATGTGACCTTCAACTGCGCCGGCCAGAGCGAGAGTCTGCTCGAGGACGCGCTGTTCGGGCATGTGCGAGGCGCCTTCACCGGCGCCGACAAGGAACGCGAGGGCGTCTTCGAGTACGCCGACAAGGGCACGCTCTTCCTCGACGAGATCGGCGACATGCCCATGACCATGCAGGCCAAGCTCCTGCGCGTCCTCGAGAGCGGCGAGGTCGTCCGGCTGGGCTCCAACGCGCCGAAGCACACCGATGTCCGCTTCGTGAGCGCCACCAACAAGGACCTGCGCGGGTCCATCAAGGAAGGCGCCTTCCGCGAGGACCTGTTCTTCCGGATCAACGCGGCCCACATCCACCTGCCCCCCCTGCGCGAGCGGCGCGAGGACATCCCGCGCATCGTCCGCCACGCCGTGGCGCGATTCGCCGGGCAGATGCGCGCCAGCGAGCCGCCCCCGGAAGTGACCGACGCCGCGATGCTCCGGCTGACGGCGTACACCTGGCCGGGCAATGTGCGCCAGTTGCTCAACGTGGTGCAGAACATGACGGTGATGTGCCTGGGCGGGGGCGACTCGGCCGTCGATGTGCGCCACATCCCCGACGACATCCGAATCGGCGACGAGCACGAGGACGAGTCGGGTGATGGCTCCGGGGGCGCCGGGGGCTCCGGGGGAGCCGGGGTGGGGAGCGGTTCGCTCGCCGGCACGCCGCTGGAGCAACTCGAGAAGCGCGCGATCCGCGAGACGCTGCGCCTGACCGGGGGCAACCGCGAACAGGCGGCCAAGCTTCTGGGCATCGGGGAGCGCACGCTGTACCGGAAACTGAAGGAATACGGGCTGCGCTGA
- a CDS encoding cyclase family protein has protein sequence MPTVIDLSHVIHHAMTTDPRLPAVRVADLWTREQSASRYSPGVSFQIASVELPQNTGTYIDLPYHRHEGMAGSWDFPLERLVDLPGVLFDVRKTLPLRDRPLIHRHDLAGLDLRGRAVIFLTGWDAHWGSQSYGAGNHPALSADGAEALRDAGAALFGIDSINADDFADLARPAHTILLKAEIPIVENLTGVEALVGKRFRFTAAPAKVKGLGSFPVRAYATVEH, from the coding sequence ATGCCCACAGTCATCGATCTCAGCCACGTCATCCACCACGCCATGACGACCGACCCGCGTCTGCCGGCGGTGCGCGTCGCCGATCTCTGGACGCGCGAGCAGTCGGCGTCCCGCTATTCACCGGGCGTTTCCTTCCAGATCGCGAGCGTGGAACTGCCTCAGAACACCGGGACCTACATCGATCTTCCCTACCACCGGCACGAGGGCATGGCGGGCTCGTGGGACTTCCCGCTCGAGCGCCTCGTCGACCTTCCGGGCGTGCTTTTCGACGTGCGCAAGACCCTGCCGCTGCGCGACAGACCGCTCATCCACCGGCACGACCTGGCGGGCCTGGACCTGCGCGGGCGCGCCGTGATTTTTCTGACCGGATGGGACGCGCACTGGGGTTCGCAGAGCTACGGCGCCGGGAACCACCCGGCCCTCAGCGCCGACGGGGCCGAGGCCTTGCGCGACGCCGGCGCCGCCCTCTTCGGCATCGATTCCATCAACGCCGACGACTTCGCCGACCTCGCGCGACCCGCCCACACCATCCTCCTGAAAGCCGAGATCCCCATCGTCGAGAACCTCACCGGCGTGGAGGCGCTCGTGGGCAAACGCTTCCGCTTCACGGCGGCGCCGGCGAAGGTGAAGGGGCTCGGCTCGTTCCCCGTCCGCGCGTACGCGACGGTCGAGCACTGA
- a CDS encoding carbon starvation protein A — protein sequence MEALTLTLLAGVALILAYVTYGRWLARLFTLREESTTPAVSLRDEKDFVPTKKSIVFGHHFTSIAGTGPIVGPAIAVIWGWLPAILWVVFGSIFIGAVHDLGSLVVSLRNKGRTIGDIAGDLLGPRVRYIFLGVLIMGLWIVLAVFGLVIAAVLKQFPGAIAPFLFQIPLAVVIGVVVHRRGKSILGPSLAALILMYASVVWGDFGPLHSFNEFLASQPTWVWTVGLLAYAYVASVLPVWVLLQPRDYINALQLLTALALLVAGIAVAGIFGGLTTPIGDAAAQRVPLEIVAPVVDWNPSGAPPLIPILFITIACGAISGFHCLVGSGTTSKQLSCETHARAIGYGSMLTEGFLAVLVIVACAAGLGLGVRAPLEWAWGGPRSAAPDGVERTYMMSQLDIPAPGSTPSKLFTLRVWEDWQNKPTFEDATLVRREAWLFESPPEDLKIVGLRAADYRTSPVTAFAPSIFEATGDDPVFFLSDLPSVLKEDFTAATSLGAVRVDPDSATAHLQGQLAFLKRYQSWSAAGSLSAMVGAFVDGAANLIASMRIPREMAVALMGVLVASFAGTTMDTACRLQRYVVQELARGLLPRVKGPACGRCGYDLRGVNRTENQSVRCPECGESARLIAEGQSERMARVASPFNPMRWLATTHGATLFAVATAAMLAAMPAPGQSWSLATAGTGGLILWPLFGATNQLLAGLAFVVIVAWLRATGRKLWFVLPPMALMLAVPAWAMVWQAFVGDDTTASWLAQRNWALVAIASLALALEAWLVVEALVLMRTARRANA from the coding sequence ATGGAAGCATTGACCCTGACGCTCCTCGCGGGCGTCGCCCTCATTCTGGCATATGTGACCTACGGCCGGTGGTTGGCACGACTCTTCACGCTCCGAGAAGAGTCGACAACCCCGGCCGTTTCTCTGCGCGATGAGAAGGACTTCGTCCCCACGAAGAAGTCGATCGTCTTCGGGCACCACTTCACGAGCATCGCGGGAACGGGACCGATCGTCGGCCCGGCGATCGCCGTGATCTGGGGCTGGCTGCCCGCGATCCTGTGGGTGGTGTTCGGCTCGATCTTCATCGGGGCGGTGCACGACCTGGGCTCGCTGGTCGTCTCGCTGCGCAACAAGGGGCGCACCATCGGCGACATCGCGGGCGACCTGCTCGGCCCGCGCGTGCGGTACATCTTCCTGGGCGTGCTCATCATGGGGCTGTGGATCGTGCTCGCGGTCTTCGGGCTGGTGATCGCCGCGGTGCTGAAGCAATTCCCCGGCGCGATCGCGCCGTTCCTCTTCCAGATCCCCCTCGCGGTCGTGATCGGGGTTGTCGTCCACCGGCGCGGGAAGTCCATCCTCGGGCCTTCGCTGGCGGCTCTCATCCTTATGTACGCCAGCGTGGTGTGGGGCGACTTCGGCCCGCTGCACTCCTTCAACGAGTTCCTCGCGAGCCAGCCGACCTGGGTGTGGACCGTCGGGCTTCTGGCCTACGCGTATGTCGCGAGCGTGCTGCCGGTGTGGGTGCTGCTCCAGCCGCGGGACTACATCAACGCGCTGCAACTGCTGACGGCGCTGGCGCTGCTGGTCGCGGGCATCGCGGTAGCGGGGATCTTCGGGGGCCTGACGACGCCGATCGGCGACGCGGCGGCGCAGCGCGTGCCTCTGGAGATCGTCGCGCCGGTGGTGGACTGGAACCCGAGCGGCGCGCCGCCGCTGATCCCGATCCTGTTCATCACGATCGCCTGCGGCGCCATCAGCGGGTTCCACTGCCTGGTGGGCAGCGGGACGACGAGCAAGCAGTTGTCGTGCGAGACGCACGCGCGGGCGATCGGCTACGGCTCGATGCTGACCGAGGGGTTCCTCGCGGTGCTGGTGATCGTGGCGTGCGCGGCGGGGCTGGGGCTGGGGGTGCGCGCCCCGCTTGAGTGGGCGTGGGGCGGTCCCCGCTCCGCCGCTCCAGATGGCGTGGAACGCACATATATGATGAGTCAGTTGGACATCCCCGCGCCCGGATCAACACCTTCAAAACTCTTCACCCTACGGGTGTGGGAAGACTGGCAGAACAAGCCAACCTTCGAAGACGCGACACTGGTGCGGAGGGAAGCGTGGCTCTTCGAAAGCCCGCCCGAGGACTTGAAGATCGTCGGGCTCAGGGCCGCTGACTACAGGACGAGCCCTGTCACCGCGTTCGCGCCTTCGATCTTTGAAGCCACGGGGGACGACCCGGTGTTCTTTCTCAGCGATCTGCCCAGCGTGCTGAAGGAAGATTTCACCGCTGCGACATCTCTCGGCGCCGTCCGCGTCGACCCCGACAGCGCCACGGCGCACCTGCAGGGCCAACTCGCGTTCCTGAAACGCTACCAGTCCTGGTCCGCCGCCGGTTCGCTCTCCGCGATGGTCGGCGCGTTCGTCGACGGCGCCGCCAACCTGATCGCGTCGATGCGGATCCCTCGCGAGATGGCGGTGGCGCTGATGGGCGTGCTGGTGGCGTCGTTCGCGGGGACGACGATGGACACCGCCTGCCGCCTGCAGCGCTATGTCGTGCAGGAACTGGCGCGCGGGCTCCTGCCGCGGGTGAAGGGCCCGGCGTGCGGGCGCTGCGGCTACGACCTGCGCGGCGTCAACCGGACCGAGAACCAGTCCGTCCGCTGCCCGGAGTGCGGCGAGTCGGCGCGACTGATCGCCGAGGGCCAGAGCGAGCGGATGGCGCGTGTGGCGTCGCCCTTCAACCCGATGCGCTGGCTCGCGACCACGCACGGGGCGACCCTGTTCGCGGTGGCGACGGCGGCGATGCTGGCGGCGATGCCAGCGCCCGGGCAGTCGTGGTCGCTGGCGACCGCGGGAACGGGCGGCCTGATCCTGTGGCCGCTCTTCGGCGCCACCAACCAATTGCTCGCCGGGCTGGCGTTCGTGGTGATCGTCGCGTGGCTGCGCGCCACCGGGCGGAAACTGTGGTTCGTCCTCCCCCCGATGGCGCTGATGCTCGCCGTGCCGGCGTGGGCGATGGTCTGGCAGGCGTTCGTAGGCGACGACACGACGGCGTCGTGGCTCGCGCAGCGCAACTGGGCGCTGGTGGCGATCGCGTCGCTGGCGCTCGCGCTCGAAGCGTGGCTCGTCGTCGAGGCGCTCGTGCTGATGCGAACGGCGCGCCGCGCGAACGCGTGA
- a CDS encoding peptidyl-prolyl cis-trans isomerase, with protein MAGTPIAWDELRPAMVEAAGAAALEEAALDALLRQELAARGVRWSDLDIERERSQLLAQLRESAPRSSRRAGEADADFAVRLLEELRAVRGLGPTRFEGYLRRNAALRLLVADRVTTSDATLRQAYTLRYGPRVTARLITAPTLDRIVEAGQRLDAGEPFPEVAALVSTDESASRGGRLEPISLADPTYPQSLRTALGALRDGEWSNPISLDNGFAIVLREGERTPPDAPTLAQARDALADETRARQERILMGEKARELLTGARITIFDAGLQRAWRQRAGE; from the coding sequence GTGGCGGGAACGCCGATCGCGTGGGACGAGCTGCGCCCCGCGATGGTCGAAGCCGCAGGCGCCGCCGCCCTCGAAGAAGCCGCGCTGGACGCCCTCCTGCGCCAGGAACTCGCGGCGCGCGGCGTGCGCTGGTCGGACCTCGATATCGAGCGCGAGCGCTCGCAACTGCTCGCGCAGCTCCGCGAGAGCGCGCCGCGCTCCTCACGCCGCGCCGGCGAAGCCGACGCCGACTTCGCGGTGCGCCTCCTCGAAGAGCTCCGCGCCGTTCGCGGGCTGGGCCCGACGCGGTTCGAGGGGTACCTGCGGCGCAACGCCGCCCTGCGGCTGCTGGTCGCCGATCGCGTGACCACGAGCGACGCGACGCTGCGCCAGGCGTACACGCTGCGCTACGGCCCGCGCGTCACGGCGCGCCTGATCACGGCCCCCACGCTGGACCGCATCGTCGAAGCCGGCCAACGACTCGACGCCGGCGAGCCCTTCCCCGAGGTCGCGGCCCTGGTCTCGACCGACGAGAGCGCCTCTCGCGGCGGGCGCCTCGAGCCGATCAGTCTCGCCGACCCGACCTATCCCCAGTCGCTGCGCACCGCGCTGGGCGCCCTTCGCGACGGGGAGTGGTCCAACCCTATCTCCCTCGACAACGGCTTCGCGATCGTGCTGCGCGAGGGCGAACGCACGCCCCCCGATGCGCCGACGCTCGCGCAAGCGCGCGACGCCCTCGCCGACGAGACGAGGGCTCGCCAGGAGCGGATCCTGATGGGCGAGAAGGCCCGAGAACTGCTGACGGGCGCGAGGATCACGATCTTCGACGCCGGCCTGCAGCGCGCCTGGCGCCAGCGCGCCGGCGAATAA